The sequence CGTGCTGTTCACCTACCGGGAACCGACGGTCGATGCGACGGCGCCGGCCAAGCCGAAGCGGTCGGTGGGGCGGATCCTGCTCGACATGGTCCTCGTGCTGCGCAGCGGGCGGTTCACCCTCTACCTGGTGGTGATGACGGGGTTCTACTTCATCTACAACCAGGTCTACAACGTGCTGCCGCTGTACGTGAAGAAGGTGGTCGAGACCAACCCCGCGATGGACCTCTACACCGCCGCGAACCCGTTCGTGATCGTCTGCTTCCAGCTGATCATCTCGCGGACGTTCGGGAAGATGAAACCGATCCGGTCGATGGTCGTCGGCACCATCATCATCGCGGTCGCGATGCTGATCAACATCGTGCCGATCTACTCGGCTGGCGGCCCGCAGGCCTTGACGGCCAACTGGCTGCCGATCGCGTCGGTCTTCATCATTCTGACGGTTGCGCTGATCGCGCTTGGCGAGCTGTTCACCTCGCCGCGGATGTACGAGTACATCGGCGCCCTGGCCCCGAAGGGGGAGGAAGGCTTGTTCCTCGGTTACGCAAACCTCCCGCTCGCCCTCGGCGCGCTGTTCGGCGGCCCGGTCGGCGCCTACATCTTCAACGAGATCATGGCGAAGGGTGCCACGACGAAGGCCAACGGGCTGCTGGAGCTGGTGCCCGCCAACAACGCCCTCGGCTGGATCATCCTGATGGCGATCGGCTTCGTGTCGGCGGCCTCGCTGTGGGTGTTCAACAAGTGGCTCGAGCGGTCGGCGGCCGAGGCCCGTCAGTAGAGCGACGCCCGCACGCCCGCGCGAATCCAACGTCCCGGCATGTCGACGCCACGTGTCTCCTGGTACTGCCGGTCCAGGAGGTTCGCGGCGTCGATTGTCAGCTCGACCTTGCCGACGGACCGCGTCACGCGAAGATCCCAGAGGACGTACTGGCGTCCGTCCACGCGGCGCACGAACGCCAGGCGCTGCGCCAGCGTGAGGCGCGCCGGCAGGCGAACGGTGCCGCTGGCCGAGGCCGTATGGCGGGCGATGATCGACGCCGACGTCTGCCTCCCAGCCGGTCTCCTGGCCGACCTTCGCGTCTGCGGCGTCACCCAGAACGATCCGGCGCCGTAGCACACCTCGATGCGGACGCCGTCAATCATCACGGCCACCTGGCCGAAGCCCGATCCGCGCAGCGAGAAGTCGGCCTGCACGCCAAGCGGTCCGCGCGACCGCACGTCGACGCTCATGGCGTACGCGAGGATGTCCGCCAGCGAGCGGCCAGGCAGTTGGTCAATCTCCGCTCGGTCGAGCACCCAGACGTGACGGGCCAGCGCCTGAAACGACACGGGAGACGCGGCCGGCGTCACCAGCACCGACTCCTCGAAACGCGGGGGTGTGGTCTGCGACCGGGCGGTGGCCGGCGCGCCGAGCACGCCAACGCCCGCCAGACCGACGAGACCCGCCGTCCATCCTCGATGTCTCAAGTCCATCGCTCCACTTCGTCCAGAGGCCGCAGGCCGGCGTCGCGAGAGCCGGCCGAAACCAACAGCGTAGCAGATTGGTGAGGTCGTCCGAACGCGCGGGGCCGGCCGCTGGGGCAGCCGGCCGGTCGTTGACTCACCATGCGGACCGATGCTAGGGTGCAGATCTGATGTTGACCACGAGCCATCTCGGCGCACGCCCGATGTCGCCCGAGGTCTGCCGCTCGTTCGCCGTCCCGTTTGGGCGCTAGCGCCCACCCACTCCATACCTCACCGGCGTTTCGCTTCTCGTCGACAGCTCGCAGCGGGCCGCGCGCGGCGGTGCGGGTTGGCCCCGTGCAGGCCCTGCACGACGACACACCGGCTCTCGATACAATCGACAGGGAGGACCGTGATGGATCTCGCGAGACTGCGTTCGGCCATTGACGATGCGGACCGGAAGTTGCTGCGGTTGATTGACGACCGGATGCAACTGGCGCTCAGAGCCGGGCGTCTCAAACCCGTCGTGGAGGATCCGGCCCGGGAGGAAGAAGTCCTGCGGAACGTGAACGCCGCCCGCGACACGCTGCTCGACGCGCCGTTCATCGAGGCTCTGTTCCGCGCGATCATGGAGGAGTCTCGCCGCCTCCAGGACCGTCGCTTCCGCCTCGTCGCGTTCCAGGGCGAGCGTGGCGCGTGGGGTGAACTCGCGGCCAGGAGCTACGGCGCCAGCCTGGTTCCGATGCCGTGCCGCGAGTTCCGCGACGTCTTCCAGGGCGTGGCCGACGGCGCCATGGACGTCGGGCTCGTCCCCGTCGAGAACTCGATCGAGGGCGCGGTCGGTGAAGTGAACGACCTGCTGGTCGAAACCAACTTGCGGATTGTCGGGGAGGTGCTCCAGCCGATCCATCACGCGCTGCTGGCGCTTCCTGGAACCGATCGTCGCGACATCAGGGCGGTGTACTCCCACCCGCAGGCCCTCGGCCAGTGCCGGGGGTTCCTCTCGCGTCTGGGGCTCGAGGCGCGGCCCTTCTACGACACCGCGGGTGCGGCGCGGTGGTTGGCCAACGATCGGCCGCAGTCCGTGGCGGTGCTCGCGAGCACGCTGTCGGCCTCCCTCTACGGGCTAGACGTCGTCGAGGAACGCGTCGAGGACCACGCCGCGAACACGACGCGCTTCCTCGCGCTCGCCCGCGACGGGACCGGCTCGGTCGGTCGGAAGTGCTCGCTCGTATTCTCGGCGCCGCACCGTGCCGGTGCGCTGCTCGACGTGCTGCGCGTGTTTGCCGAAGAGCAGTTGAACCTCACGCGCATCGAGTCGCGTCCCGTTCGGAGCGACCCGGGCGCGTTCGCCTTCCTGCTGGACTTCCTCGGTGCGCGGGACGACGAGCACGTCGTCCGGGCGCTCGGGCGGATCCCGGAATTGACGCTGACCTGGAAAGTGCTGGGGTTCTACGAGCCGGCGGCGTCGGCGAACGGGCTCTGAGGTCCCGGACTGCAGTCCGTCGACTCCGGGCTCACGCCGACAGGTCGTCGAGCCAGAGCGTGACCTCGGCGTCCGACGGCATGCGCCAATCGCCCCGGGGCGATAACGCCACCGAGCCGACTTTCGGGCCGTCGGGCATGACCGACCGCTTCCACTGGTTGCCGAAGAACCGGGTGATGAACACCCGCAGCCACTTGCGGATCGTGTCGGCGTCGTACCGATCGCGGAACGCGCTTGTCGCGAGGAACAAGATCTTGGCCGGGCGGCTCTCCCACCGTGCGAAGTGATACAGGAAGAAGTCGTGCAGCTCGTACGGCCCGATGATGTCCTCGGTCCTCTGGAAGACGGCGCCGGGCTGGTCGCCGCTGACGAGT comes from Vicinamibacterales bacterium and encodes:
- the pheA gene encoding prephenate dehydratase, encoding MDLARLRSAIDDADRKLLRLIDDRMQLALRAGRLKPVVEDPAREEEVLRNVNAARDTLLDAPFIEALFRAIMEESRRLQDRRFRLVAFQGERGAWGELAARSYGASLVPMPCREFRDVFQGVADGAMDVGLVPVENSIEGAVGEVNDLLVETNLRIVGEVLQPIHHALLALPGTDRRDIRAVYSHPQALGQCRGFLSRLGLEARPFYDTAGAARWLANDRPQSVAVLASTLSASLYGLDVVEERVEDHAANTTRFLALARDGTGSVGRKCSLVFSAPHRAGALLDVLRVFAEEQLNLTRIESRPVRSDPGAFAFLLDFLGARDDEHVVRALGRIPELTLTWKVLGFYEPAASANGL
- a CDS encoding Plug domain-containing protein, which gives rise to MDLRHRGWTAGLVGLAGVGVLGAPATARSQTTPPRFEESVLVTPAASPVSFQALARHVWVLDRAEIDQLPGRSLADILAYAMSVDVRSRGPLGVQADFSLRGSGFGQVAVMIDGVRIEVCYGAGSFWVTPQTRRSARRPAGRQTSASIIARHTASASGTVRLPARLTLAQRLAFVRRVDGRQYVLWDLRVTRSVGKVELTIDAANLLDRQYQETRGVDMPGRWIRAGVRASLY